In Hippea jasoniae, the genomic window AAGTAAGAAAAGTAGGGGCTCGGATAATTCCCTTCAGGAGCGGGAATAGTGCAACAGGCCTTCTATCCAGCACTTACTTTAATTAAGAAACTCTTTTTTTGTAGAAAAGTATCATTTTCAAAATAATAGATTTTAGGGAAAATAAAGTCTGTTAATAGAAGTAAGTGCTGGACCCGCTGTACGAAAAAACAGCCATATTTCATTGTAAAAGAACAGTTTTTGACCCCAGCACTTACTTAACATGAAAATCTTAATTTATCTCCTGAGGTCTAATTTCATAATAATTATACTCAATTTTATCTATAAACTCAATCAAAAAAAGTAAGTGCTGGGCTACTTAAAGTTGTTTAATATTTTATTATTGTTGCCTTTTCTGCAAGTCGTGATATGCATCTGCCGATTTTTGTGTTGAATTTACCGCTTTTTAGGTCGTTATGAAATATATCAAACAGATCACAGGTAGATGTCGCAAAAATCTCGACATCGTAGTAGTAGAGAATATCGATCAGGTATGTAAACCTCAAAGCATTTAGCAGGTCTTTTTCTTTAAGCGGATGGATGTTTTCTATGTATATTGTTTTTGCGGCTTCTGCGATACTTTTATACCTAACGGGATGAACATTTTCTAAAACGTCAAGAAGGTTATCGAATGTTGTGTATAGATTTTGTTTTTTACTGGTTGAATTTATGCATATATCCTTAAGTGTTGATGAGTTGTTTAGTGAATTTATCTTTGGTGATTTGATTCTGTAGTCTTTTCCATCTATAACGATTGTTTCAAACGAGTTTATAAGGCTACCCATACGGGTTTTAAAAACAAGCATATCCAGCTTTCTTGCCCCAAGCTGGGATGGGAGTGTATTGGATGTGGCAGCAATAACTGTATCTGTTTTGTTGATTTCCCTTATAAAATTTATGCCCATCATTGCATCACCCGGATCATCTATCTCAAACTCATCTAAGAGTATTAAATCAAAAGATGAAAATCTATCGGCCACATCTTTTAATGTAGAGTAAGCGATTAAATAC contains:
- the zapE gene encoding AFG1/ZapE family ATPase, which produces MNCLSLSDIEFNQPLESIINKNAIPPKFSACSFDNYIPDDNFPSQRQAKQKLIHFVEDLSQFVSSKKGLLKRFFAKKPKHIYLDGVFGVGKTHLLAAIGNTFKGKTIFISFSELMYLIAYSTLKDVADRFSSFDLILLDEFEIDDPGDAMMGINFIREINKTDTVIAATSNTLPSQLGARKLDMLVFKTRMGSLINSFETIVIDGKDYRIKSPKINSLNNSSTLKDICINSTSKKQNLYTTFDNLLDVLENVHPVRYKSIAEAAKTIYIENIHPLKEKDLLNALRFTYLIDILYYYDVEIFATSTCDLFDIFHNDLKSGKFNTKIGRCISRLAEKATIIKY